From Ananas comosus cultivar F153 linkage group 2, ASM154086v1, whole genome shotgun sequence:
CTCCGATTAAGTATGTTTCCTTTACTCGTACTCCTATATTACGATTAACAAAGGAAATTAAATCTCAATTAATCCAAAAGCACTCTTATAGTGAAATTGGTCATATATTTATGAGACCGAAAATCCTAAAGTTCTAATACAATAAGGCAAAAGATAATAATAGAAAGTAAATAAGAATCCTAATACTAAGCAAAAACGTAATCCCAATACTAATTGTAACATGAttcaagaagaaaaaagaaaaacatgaaggagaagaaggatgTGATATATTTATATCAGCATtggtattatataatatagcaGTTTATAAAACCCCACTCATGCTCAAAGTCCTCCCTTTCATCTCAGATTTATCCTCATGAAAGAAAAACTGATTAGACTTTGTTGCAAACCATATAGTATTTCAGTTCAGTTGCCGCTTTAATGTAGTTGTATATTGTTATATTAACCCTCACAGCTGGATTCCATGTCTATACACCTACGCAACTTGAGATGATGCATGGCAATAACACAGGGACACTATTTGACGAATTTTGCCCTTCTAATCTACAAGGTTGAAGATTGGAGGCCATAATTTCACATACTAATGCCACCCGGAATATTCCAGAATATCCTTATATATCAGCCGTCATCTCTATCGAAGATGACACCAAGGTGATTGAATTTGCAAGGCATGCTAAGATGCCAATATCTAGCAGCCTAATGCAAGCTGCAAAGAGCGGTATGCATGATAAAATAAAGATCTGAGAACTAGGGGAAAAAAATCTTATGTACTCTACCaagaataaataagtaaaaattcCTGTGTACACGAGTAAATAGAAAAGAGGATGTTATAGCTTTTTAGCCTAAATGGTAGAAAGTGGTGCATATAACAATAGCTGATGAGAGATGAATTTAAGTTGTCGGTAAGGCTAGAAATAGATTTGAGGAAGAGATAACGGCTCAAATACATTACTACTATTCCAGATCTCAAGTTCATAgttaataacaaaataattaaatatgaaacGCCATACTTTACAACTATCTCATAGTTGTACAAGAGTGAAATTTGTAcgaacattcaaattttaacataaattCAAGATAGTAAGCCTAAAACCTCAtgcccaaaacaaaaaaaaaaaaggaaagttgaAAGTCAACTTAAATTGCTATAAACCACGAACCATACTCACGTCTGATCTTTAGTCTTTATTGTGTAAGAAGTTATAGAATAGATAACAATAATACTTATAGTCCTGACAATGGTAGATAAGTAGTTATAGGATAAATAACACTTTTTGCACTAATTTTTGGCCCAAAGAACTCATCTTCAACCTCTTTGAAGATTTGGCTCATAAATCCTTAACCTAGGAAGTGCAACGAGTGTGTCTAGGACCTATGGTTTGCATTTCACAACATCGGGCAAAATCTCACAAAACCAGCCAAACTTGATCCAAGGTCTCCAAACAAGGATATTAGATCATTGCATTCACAGCTCCTGTAACGACACCAAGAAGATAGAGCAGGCTAGAAGATTGTGGTGTATGCCAAGCTCAGGGCAATAACGCTCAGCACAGCCCTGCGGCATGTGCCAGCCCCAAACAGGATGAGGGATTCTATCTCTAGGGTTGAAAGAAATCCCAAAAAGGTAATGTCTTTTGGGGACAATTAAGTGATCTCTGCGGCTAATTTGACCGGATGGAATTCATCATAGATTTGTAGAGAAGATAGTGCCAAAAGAATCTAGCCCGTAATTTATACATGATTGACCCGAACTTCCTATAGGATGATGAGTGCTAGGGATTTATAGTTTTCTTCCAATAACTCATAGAATAATCGAGGGGGAAAAAAGGAACCAGAAAAAGTACTAATGCCATCATCATCATAATCATCAGCATCATCATGTTCAAGGATTCAGGATTGATAAAACAAGTAAACAAATCAGAATGGACGGAGGGCAAACAAAATGTCAAAAACCGAGGCGATTCGAATCTAATCGACTCTTGGAGCAGCTCAAGAAATCGGAAGGAGGGTTAAAAGGGGCGCGCGCTAGCTTACCAAAAGAGGAATCTGAAggagaggaaaccctagatctaaGGGTGGGGGGGCGGCGTCAGAAGTAGAGCGCCATCTGGACGTCCTTCTCGACGAATCCGCACTCGACGTAGAAGGACCTGAGGTCGGGGTTGCAGCCGAGGATAACCTTGTAGCAGCCGATCGCCCTGGCGTGGTCGGCCAGGCGGCGGATCACGCGCTGGCCCAGCCTGCGGCCTCGCGCCGCCTTGTCGACCACCACGTCCTCGATGTGCCCGACCTTGCCGCAGCCGCGGATGAACTTCTTCTCCACGAAGACGCTCCCCGTGGCGACGATGCGCCCGGACCGGGGGTCCTCGGCGACGAGCACGAGGTGGTCGTCGCCGAGCGCGGCGAGGTCGGCGAACCGGGCGCCGAAGTCGGCCTCGGTGAGCTCGGGGCACGAGCTCAGCTGGCCGAGGAGCTCCACGAAGCCCTTGGCGTGGTCGCCCATCTCCAGGCGCCGGATCGGGACGGGgaccccctccccctccccctcccctctctcctccGCCCT
This genomic window contains:
- the LOC109706498 gene encoding probable glucosamine 6-phosphate N-acetyltransferase 2, whose product is MSKNAAITKLSTRGRERERERERERGNHPRPQRERTPPHRASPWASRSAFPKHATARPPPPPPSFDPDPDPDHERGGAQRDDLKMATRRAEERGEGEGEGVPVPIRRLEMGDHAKGFVELLGQLSSCPELTEADFGARFADLAALGDDHLVLVAEDPRSGRIVATGSVFVEKKFIRGCGKVGHIEDVVVDKAARGRRLGQRVIRRLADHARAIGCYKVILGCNPDLRSFYVECGFVEKDVQMALYF